The following proteins come from a genomic window of Macadamia integrifolia cultivar HAES 741 chromosome 14, SCU_Mint_v3, whole genome shotgun sequence:
- the LOC122061008 gene encoding cytochrome P450 704C1-like isoform X2, with protein sequence MIFRCELLAEMDLLSATLSAAMAPFCLVLIFFCVLLLRIFMGKSLKHPQYPPVMGTTFHQLLHYNRLNDYFTDVARKHRTFRLLAPTRSQLYTIDPQNVEHILKTKFDIYIKGSFNDENEDLFGNGIFNADGDKWRQQRKIASSEFSTRVLNDFSCVVFRRKAAKLAETILGFEAMNQTFDIQDLFMRSSLDSIFKVGFGVDLDCLEGSSEEGRAFIKAFDDSNRLIFWRNADPFWKLKKILNLGSEGSLKKNIKIMDDFVFGVISNKRKLMFEQQNHNKKKDILSRFLVESKKDPQRITDLYLRDVILNFMIAGKDTTAGTLSWFFYLLCKHPLIQEKVIEEVREVINCKENENNIDAFKECLTDVAVEQMHYLHAALTETLRLYPAVPIDGRSVDTDDVLPDGFRVKRGDVVFYLAYAMGRMTHIWGEDAEEFRPERWLNNGVFQPESQFKFVSFHAGPRICLGKEFAYRQMKIVAMVVLHFFRFRLADEKKHVAYISMFTLHIDGGLHLSATPRVVFDKF encoded by the exons ATGATTTTCCGCTGTGAATTACTTGCAGAGATGGATTTGTTATCTGCAACATTAAGTGCTGCAATGGCTCCATTCTGCCTTGTTTTAATCTTCTTCTGTGTTCTGCTCCTGCGAATCTTCATGGGTAAGTCACTGAAGCACCCTCAGTACCCTCCTGTAATGGGCACCACCTTCCATCAGCTACTCCATTACAACCGCCTCAACGATTACTTCACCGATGTCGCCCGTAAGCATCGAACCTTCCGTCTTCTCGCTCCCACCAGGAGCCAGCTCTACACCATAGACCCTCAAAACGTTGAACACATACTCAAAACCAAATTCGACATATACATCAAGGGATCCTTCAACGATGAAAACGAAGACCTCTTCGGTAATGGAATCTTTAATGCTGATGGTGATAAATGGCGTCAACAGAGGAAGATTGCGAGTTCCGAGTTCTCTACTAGAGTCCTCAATGATTTCAGCTGCGTTGTGTTCAGAAGAAAAGCTGCCAAATTGGCTGAgaccattttgggttttgaagCTATGAATCAGACATTTGACATCCAA GACTTGTTTATGAGAAGTTCTCTAGATTCCATATTCAAAGTTGGGTTTGGGGTAGACTTGGATTGCTTGGAGGGTTCAAGCGAAGAAGGGAGAGCATTCATCAAGGCTTTCGATGATTCAAATCGACTTATATTTTGGCGCAATGCCGATCCCTTTTGGAAACTGAAGAAGATTCTTAATTTGGGGTCTGAAGGTTCTCTCAAGAAGAACATAAAGATCATGGATGATTTTGTGTTTGGAGTAATCAGCAACAAGAGGAAACTGATGTTTGAGCAACAAAACCAT aataagaagaaggacATACTTTCAAGGTTTCTGGTGGAAAGCAAGAAAGATCCACAGAGGATAACAGATCTGTATCTCAGGGACGTAATCTTGAATTTCATGATTGCTGGGAAAGATACTACTGCAGGCACACTCTCCTGGTTCTTCTACCTCCTCTGCAAGCACCCTCTTATACAAGAGAAAGTTATAGAAGAAGTTAGAGAAGTCATCAATTGTAAGGAGAATGAAAATAACATCGATGCTTTTAAGGAGTGTTTAACTGATGTAGCAGTAGAGCAGATGCATTATCTCCACGCAGCTTTAACAGAGACTTTGAGGCTATACCCGGCCGTCCCCATA GATGGTAGATCTGTAGACACAGATGATGTTCTCCCAGATGGTTTCAGAGTGAAGAGAGGAGATGTTGTGTTCTACTTGGCCTATGCCATGGGCAGGATGACTCACATATGGGGAGAGGACGCCGAGGAATTTCGACCAGAGAGATGGCTCAACAATGGAGTCTTCCAGCCTGAATCACAATTCAAATTTGTGTCATTTCAT GCTGGCCCTCGGATCTGTTTGGGGAAGGAATTTGCTTATCGGCAAATGAAGATAGTTGCTATGGTCGTTCTTCACTTCTTTCGGTTCAGATTAGCAGATGAAAAGAAACATGTAGCATACATAAGCATGTTCACACTCCACATCGATGGTGGCCTCCATCTTAGTGCAACTCCTAGAGTTGTGTTTgacaaattttga
- the LOC122060825 gene encoding uncharacterized protein At2g29880-like, which yields MSTSKQAVNETAKWSQVNVDTLIVLMVEEVKKGNRTTSTFNKAGWNNIANNFKEKTGVNYAIVQLKNKVNKLRQDYSQFKKLLETTGFGWDTASRTCTVDDESIWESHIKDNPTWARFKKHGLPQWPELCMVFGDTYADGEGSGTQTTVLETLGANDARNMIESCDESRSADEVTPLGDTQTEAVEKRPATKHRHDRTPNAKRRRSKSNDWSMAFKAIQDMSKSRVE from the exons atgtCAACTTCAAAACAAGCAGTTAATGAGACTGCAAAATGGAGCCAAGTAAATGTAGACACCCTTATTGTTCTGATGGTAGAGGAagttaagaaaggaaataggacTACTTCGACTTTTAATAAAGCTGGTTGGAACAACATTGCCaataacttcaaagaaaaaactGGGGTCAACTATGCCATTGTACAGTTGAAGAACAAAGTGAACAAACTGAGGCAGGATTATAGTCAGTTTAAGAAGCTATTGGAGACAACTGGTTTTGGTTGGGATACTGCTTCAAGAACTTgtactgttgatgatgaatccatCTGGGAATCGCATATTAAG gataaccctacttgggcacgaTTTAAGAAGCACGGACTACCACAATGGCCAGAACTATGTATGGTATTTGGTGATACATATGCAGACGGCGAAGGAAGTGGGACTCAAACAACCGTGTTGGAAACTTTGGGGGCcaatgatgctaggaatatgATTGAGTCTTGTGATGAGTCAAGATCCGCTGATGAAGTTACTCCATTAGGTGACACTCAAACTGAAGCAGTGGAAAAAAGGCCAGCTACTAAGCATAGGCATGATAGGACTCCAAAtgcgaaaaggaggaggagcaagtctaatgattggtcaatggcattcaaggcaattcaagatatGAGTAAATCAAGGGTAGAATGA
- the LOC122060552 gene encoding cytochrome P450 704C1-like → MDLLSATVSVAMAFFYFLLICFCALLLRIFTGKSLRHPKYPPVMGTIFHQLIHYNRLYDFHTDVARKYRTFRLLAPFQSEVYTADPRNVEHILKTNFDKYVKGHYLNEISGDLFGDGIFNADGDKWRQQRKIASFEFSTRVLRVFSCAVFRTKAAKLTRTILGFAAMNKSFDIHDLLMRCSLDSIFKVGFGVDLNCLEGSSVEGRKFSKAFDEANRLTYFRYADPFWKLKRILNLGSEGALKKNVKIMDDFVLGVIRNKRKQMFEQQNDNDKEDILSRFLVESKKDLQRMTDQYLRDIILNFMIAGKDTSAGTLAWFIYLLCKHPLIQEKVAEEIREVINSNENETDIDAFVKCLTDEAIDKMHYLHAGLTETLRLYPAVPTDGRCAETDDVLPDGYRVKKGDDVYYMAYAMGRMTYIWGEDAEDFRPERFLNNGVFRPDSSFKFVSFHAGPRVCLGKEFAYRQMKIVAMVLLHFFRFRLADEKKQVTYKTMFTLHIDGGLHINAIPRVVFDKF, encoded by the exons ATGGATTTGTTATCTGCAACAGTGAGTGTTGCAATGGcttttttctactttcttctcATATGCTTCTGTGCTCTGCTACTGAGAATCTTCACGGGTAAATCACTGAGGCACCCTAAGTACCCTCCTGTAATGGGCACCATCTTCCACCAGCTAATCCATTACAATCGTCTCTACGATTTCCACACCGATGTCGCCCGCAAGTACCGAACCTTCCGTCTCCTTGCTCCCTTCCAAAGCGAGGTCTACACTGCAGACCCTCGAAACGTTGAGCACATACTCAAAACCAACTTTGACAAATACGTTAAGGGACACTACCTGAATGAAATCTCAGGAGACCTCTTTGGTGATGGTATCTTTAATGCTGATGGAGATAAATGGCGTCAACAGAGGAAGATTGCGAGCTTCGAGTTCTCTACCAGGGTCCTTAGGGTTTTCAGTTGCGCTGTCTTCAGAACAAAAGCCGCCAAATTGACTCGGACTATTTTAGGGTTTGCAGCCATGAATAAGTCCTTTGATATCCAT GATTTGTTAATGAGATGCTCTCTGGATTCCATATTCAAAGTGGGTTTTGGAGTGGACTTGAATTGCTTAGAGGGTTCAAGCGTAGAGGGGAGAAAATTCAGCAAGGCTTTCGATGAGGCAAATCGACTTACATACTTTCGCTATGCCGATCCCTTCTGGAAGCTGAAGAGGATTCTTAATTTGGGATCCGAAGGAGCTCTTAAGAAGAATGTAAAGATCATGGATGATTTTGTGTTGGGCGTTATCAGAAACAAGAGGAAACAGATGTTTGAGCAGCAAAACGAT AACGACAAGGAGGACATACTTTCAAGGTTTCTGGTGGAGAGCAAGAAAGATCTACAGAGGATGACCGATCAGTATCTCAGAGACATAATTCTGAATTTCATGATTGCTGGCAAAGATACTAGTGCAGGCACACTCGCCTGGTTCATCTACCTCCTGTGCAAGCACCCTCTGATACAAGAAAAAGTTGCAGAAGAGATAAGAGAAGTTATCAATTCTAATGAGAACGAAACTGACATAGATGCTTTCGTGAAGTGTTTAACTGATGAAGCAATAGATAAGATGCATTATCTCCATGCAGGCCTAACAGAGACTTTGAGGCTATACCCTGCTGTCCCCACG GATGGGAGGTGTGCAGAAACAGATGATGTTCTCCCTGATGGTTACAGAGTGAAGAAAGGAGATGATGTGTATTACATGGCTTATGCCATGGGCAGGATGACTTACATATGGGGAGAGGATGCAGAGGATTTCCGACCAGAGAGATTTCTCAACAATGGAGTTTTCCGGCCTGATTCATCATTTAAATTTGTGTCATTTCAT GCCGGCCCACGAGTCTGTTTGGGGAAGGAATTTGCTTATCGGCAGATGAAGATAGTTGCCATGGTCCTTCTTCACTTCTTTCGGTTCAGATTAGCAGATGAAAAGAAGCAAGTAACATACAAAACCATGTTCACACTTCACATTGATGGTGGCCTCCATATCAATGCAATTCCTAGAGTTGTGTTTGACAAATTCTGA
- the LOC122062006 gene encoding cytochrome P450 704C1-like, translating to MDLLTAILRASMASFYFVLICFCALLLRIFMGKSLKHPQYPPVMGTVFHQLLYFNRLYDYYTNIARKHPTFRLLAPTQSNLYTMDPQNIEYIVKTNFNKYSKGSHFHEILEDLFGDGIFNVDGDEWREQRKIASFEFSTRVLRDFSCAVFRSKAAKLAETILRFAAMNQTFDIQDLLMRCSLDSIFKVGFGVDLNCLEGSSEEGRAFTKAFDDSNRHLCLRFVDPFWKLRRILNLGSEGALKKNIKIMDDFVLGVISNRRKQMFELQSYNDKEDILSRFLVESKRDPQRITDQYLKDIILNFMLAGKDTSAGTLSWFLYLLCKHPLIQEKVAEEVREVIDCKENGTNINDFVEWLTDTALQKMHYLHAALTETLRLYPALPGDGRCADTDDVLPDGFRVKKGDGVFYLAYVMGRMTYIWGEDAEDFRPERWLDNGVFRPESPFKFVAFHAGPRICLGKDFAYRQMKIVAMVLLRFFRFRFADETKQVTYKTMLTLHIDGGLHLTTIPRVVFDKF from the exons ATGGATTTATTAACTGCAATACTGAGGGCTTCAATGGCTTCATTCTACTTTGTTCTCATATGCTTCTGTGCTCTGCTACTGAGAATCTTTATGGGTAAGTCACTGAAGCACCCTCAGTACCCTCCTGTAATGGGCACTGTCTTCCACCAGCTACTCTATTTCAACCGCCTCTATGATTACTACACCAATATCGCCCGTAAGCATCCTACCTTCCGGCTACTCGCTCCCACCCAGAGCAATCTCTACACTATGGACCCTCAAAACATTGAATACATCGTCAAAACCAACTTTAACAAATACAGCAAGGGATCCCACTTCCATGAAATACTAGAAGACCTCTTTGGTGATGGTATCTTTAATGTTGATGGTGATGAATGGCGTGAACAGAGGAAGATTGCGAGTTTCGAGTTCTCTACCAGAGTCCTCAGGGATTTTAGCTGTGCTGTGTTCAGAAGTAAAGCTGCCAAATTGGCTGAGACCATTTTGAGATTTGCAGCCATGAATCAGACATTTGACATCCAA gactTGTTAATGAGATGCTCTCTGGATTCTATATTCAAAGTTGGGTTTGGGGTGGACTTGAATTGCTTGGAGGGTTCAAGTGAAGAGGGGAGAGCATTCACCAAGGCTTTTGATGATTCAAATCGACATTTATGCTTGCGCTTTGTTGATCCTTTTTGGAAGCTGAGAAGGATTCTTAATTTGGGGTCTGAAGGTGCTCTTAAGAAGAACATAAAGATCATGGATGATTTTGTGCTTGGAGTTATCAGCAACAGGAGGAAACAGATGTTTGAGCTACAAAGCTAT AATGACAAGGAGGACATACTTTCAAGGTTTCTGGTGGAGAGCAAGAGAGACCCACAGAGGATAACTGATCAGTATCTCAAGGACATAATTCTGAATTTCATGCTCGCCGGAAAAGATACTAGTGCAGGGACACTCTCCTGGTTCCTCTACCTGCTCTGCAAGCACCCTCTGATACAAGAAAAAGTTGCAGAAGAAGTAAGAGAAGTCATCGATTGTAAGGAGAATGGAACTAACATCAACGATTTCGTGGAGTGGTTAACTGATACAGCATTACAGAAAATGCATTATCTCCATGCAGCCCTAACAGAGACTTTGAGGCTATACCCTGCCCTCCCTGGG GATGGGAGGTGTGCAGACACAGATGATGTTCTCCCTGATGGTTTCAGAGTGAAGAAAGGAGATGGTGTGTTCTACTTGGCCTATGTTATGGGCAGGATGACTTACATATGGGGTGAGGATGCTGAGGACTTCCGACCGGAGAGATGGCTTGACAATGGAGTTTTCCGGCCAGAATCACCTTTCAAATTTGTGGCATTTCAT GCCGGCCCTCGAATCTGTTTGGGGAAGGACTTTGCGTATCGACAGATGAAGATAGTTGCTATGGTCCTTCTTCGCTTCTTTCGGTTCAGATTTGCAGATGAAACGAAACAAGTAACATACAAAACCATGCTCACACTTCACATTGATGGTGGCCTCCATCTTACCACAATTCCTAGAGTTGTGTTTGACAAATTCTGA
- the LOC122061008 gene encoding cytochrome P450 704C1-like isoform X1: protein MQKQPTKKSGTLQWQRGWYSGEREREREREREREREGGSSRKMDLLSATLSAAMAPFCLVLIFFCVLLLRIFMGKSLKHPQYPPVMGTTFHQLLHYNRLNDYFTDVARKHRTFRLLAPTRSQLYTIDPQNVEHILKTKFDIYIKGSFNDENEDLFGNGIFNADGDKWRQQRKIASSEFSTRVLNDFSCVVFRRKAAKLAETILGFEAMNQTFDIQDLFMRSSLDSIFKVGFGVDLDCLEGSSEEGRAFIKAFDDSNRLIFWRNADPFWKLKKILNLGSEGSLKKNIKIMDDFVFGVISNKRKLMFEQQNHNKKKDILSRFLVESKKDPQRITDLYLRDVILNFMIAGKDTTAGTLSWFFYLLCKHPLIQEKVIEEVREVINCKENENNIDAFKECLTDVAVEQMHYLHAALTETLRLYPAVPIDGRSVDTDDVLPDGFRVKRGDVVFYLAYAMGRMTHIWGEDAEEFRPERWLNNGVFQPESQFKFVSFHAGPRICLGKEFAYRQMKIVAMVVLHFFRFRLADEKKHVAYISMFTLHIDGGLHLSATPRVVFDKF from the exons ATGCAGAAGCAACCGACGAAGAAAAGTGGGACATTGCAGTGGCAGAGGGGATGGTACtcgggtgagagagagagagagagagagagagagagagagagagagagggagggtgGTTCGTCTCGAA AGATGGATTTGTTATCTGCAACATTAAGTGCTGCAATGGCTCCATTCTGCCTTGTTTTAATCTTCTTCTGTGTTCTGCTCCTGCGAATCTTCATGGGTAAGTCACTGAAGCACCCTCAGTACCCTCCTGTAATGGGCACCACCTTCCATCAGCTACTCCATTACAACCGCCTCAACGATTACTTCACCGATGTCGCCCGTAAGCATCGAACCTTCCGTCTTCTCGCTCCCACCAGGAGCCAGCTCTACACCATAGACCCTCAAAACGTTGAACACATACTCAAAACCAAATTCGACATATACATCAAGGGATCCTTCAACGATGAAAACGAAGACCTCTTCGGTAATGGAATCTTTAATGCTGATGGTGATAAATGGCGTCAACAGAGGAAGATTGCGAGTTCCGAGTTCTCTACTAGAGTCCTCAATGATTTCAGCTGCGTTGTGTTCAGAAGAAAAGCTGCCAAATTGGCTGAgaccattttgggttttgaagCTATGAATCAGACATTTGACATCCAA GACTTGTTTATGAGAAGTTCTCTAGATTCCATATTCAAAGTTGGGTTTGGGGTAGACTTGGATTGCTTGGAGGGTTCAAGCGAAGAAGGGAGAGCATTCATCAAGGCTTTCGATGATTCAAATCGACTTATATTTTGGCGCAATGCCGATCCCTTTTGGAAACTGAAGAAGATTCTTAATTTGGGGTCTGAAGGTTCTCTCAAGAAGAACATAAAGATCATGGATGATTTTGTGTTTGGAGTAATCAGCAACAAGAGGAAACTGATGTTTGAGCAACAAAACCAT aataagaagaaggacATACTTTCAAGGTTTCTGGTGGAAAGCAAGAAAGATCCACAGAGGATAACAGATCTGTATCTCAGGGACGTAATCTTGAATTTCATGATTGCTGGGAAAGATACTACTGCAGGCACACTCTCCTGGTTCTTCTACCTCCTCTGCAAGCACCCTCTTATACAAGAGAAAGTTATAGAAGAAGTTAGAGAAGTCATCAATTGTAAGGAGAATGAAAATAACATCGATGCTTTTAAGGAGTGTTTAACTGATGTAGCAGTAGAGCAGATGCATTATCTCCACGCAGCTTTAACAGAGACTTTGAGGCTATACCCGGCCGTCCCCATA GATGGTAGATCTGTAGACACAGATGATGTTCTCCCAGATGGTTTCAGAGTGAAGAGAGGAGATGTTGTGTTCTACTTGGCCTATGCCATGGGCAGGATGACTCACATATGGGGAGAGGACGCCGAGGAATTTCGACCAGAGAGATGGCTCAACAATGGAGTCTTCCAGCCTGAATCACAATTCAAATTTGTGTCATTTCAT GCTGGCCCTCGGATCTGTTTGGGGAAGGAATTTGCTTATCGGCAAATGAAGATAGTTGCTATGGTCGTTCTTCACTTCTTTCGGTTCAGATTAGCAGATGAAAAGAAACATGTAGCATACATAAGCATGTTCACACTCCACATCGATGGTGGCCTCCATCTTAGTGCAACTCCTAGAGTTGTGTTTgacaaattttga